In the genome of Pseudomonas bubulae, one region contains:
- the rbsK gene encoding ribokinase: MQANVVVAGSLNMDLVTRTERLPRPGETVFGQSFTTVHGGKGANQAVAASRLGARVAMLGCVGGDAYGVQLRDGLLADRVDCVAVRTVPDCASGVALITVDACSQNTIVVVPGANGCLAAEDIRAFDHVLQGAQVLVCQLEVPMETVGCVLARGRELGKVVILNPAPVSAPLPGHWYGAIDYLIPNESEAWALSSVPVDSLESAGRAARRLVELGAGKVIVTLGALGALFVSAHRVMHFTAPKVEAVDATAAGDTFVGGFSAALAAGMEEDDAIRFAQVAAALSVTRAGAQPSIPLLRDVQGFKAP, translated from the coding sequence ATGCAAGCGAATGTTGTGGTTGCAGGCAGTCTGAATATGGATCTGGTCACGCGTACCGAGAGATTGCCGCGCCCGGGGGAAACGGTGTTCGGGCAATCCTTTACCACCGTGCACGGTGGCAAGGGCGCGAACCAGGCGGTAGCAGCGTCGCGCCTGGGTGCCCGGGTGGCAATGCTCGGCTGTGTCGGCGGTGACGCCTATGGCGTGCAGTTGCGCGACGGCTTGCTGGCTGACCGGGTTGATTGTGTGGCAGTGCGCACCGTGCCTGATTGTGCCAGCGGCGTGGCCCTTATCACGGTGGATGCCTGCAGCCAGAACACCATTGTGGTGGTGCCGGGTGCCAATGGCTGCCTGGCCGCGGAAGATATCCGCGCCTTTGATCACGTCTTGCAAGGTGCGCAAGTGCTTGTTTGCCAGCTTGAAGTGCCGATGGAAACAGTCGGATGCGTGCTGGCGCGTGGACGTGAACTGGGCAAAGTGGTGATCCTCAATCCCGCCCCGGTCAGTGCTCCGTTGCCGGGGCACTGGTATGGCGCCATCGACTACCTGATCCCGAATGAGAGCGAGGCCTGGGCGCTTAGCAGTGTGCCGGTTGATTCCCTTGAGTCGGCCGGGCGGGCTGCCCGGCGGTTGGTCGAGCTGGGCGCGGGCAAGGTGATTGTCACCCTGGGCGCGCTGGGGGCCTTGTTTGTCAGTGCCCACCGAGTGATGCACTTTACTGCGCCCAAGGTCGAGGCGGTGGATGCCACGGCGGCGGGCGATACCTTTGTCGGCGGCTTCTCTGCCGCGCTGGCGGCGGGTATGGAAGAGGACGACGCGATACGCTTTGCGCAGGTCGCCGCCGCGTTATCGGTCACTCGGGCGGGGGCTCAGCCTTCGATTCCATTGTTGCGTGATGTTCAGGGCTTTAAAGCACCATGA
- a CDS encoding cold-shock protein, with product MSNRQTGTVKWFNDEKGFGFITPQGGGDDLFVHFKAIESDGFKSLKEGQTVSFVAEKGQKGMQAAQVRPE from the coding sequence ATGTCTAATCGCCAAACCGGCACCGTAAAATGGTTCAACGATGAAAAAGGCTTCGGCTTCATCACTCCTCAAGGTGGCGGTGACGACCTGTTCGTACACTTCAAAGCTATCGAAAGCGACGGTTTCAAAAGCCTGAAAGAAGGCCAGACCGTTTCCTTCGTGGCTGAGAAAGGCCAAAAGGGTATGCAAGCTGCACAGGTTCGTCCGGAGTAA
- a CDS encoding DUF1654 domain-containing protein, which translates to MAKKAAKEPTPPSPYEIFGTRIQKIISSPKAQKDKMAVLERLEGDNPEFWERLLEEISENDNVTVAHRDDGGVNVFWTVLEED; encoded by the coding sequence ATGGCTAAAAAAGCAGCAAAAGAGCCGACTCCGCCAAGCCCCTATGAAATTTTCGGCACACGTATACAAAAAATCATCAGCTCGCCAAAAGCTCAAAAAGACAAAATGGCGGTGCTTGAGCGACTCGAAGGCGATAACCCTGAGTTCTGGGAACGCCTGCTGGAAGAAATTTCTGAAAACGATAACGTCACTGTCGCCCACCGCGATGATGGCGGCGTGAATGTTTTCTGGACCGTGCTTGAGGAAGACTGA
- a CDS encoding nucleoside hydrolase, producing the protein MPRFTRIFQPLIRSVLFVSAITMSSVQAADKIDLIIDTDPGADDVVALLLALASPEQLQVRAITTVAGNVRLDKTSRNARLAREWAGREDVPVYAGAPKPLVRTPIYAENIHGQEGVTGVPVHEPAKGLEKANAVNYLVDTLRAAKPGSVTIAMLGPQTNLALALIQAPEITQGIKEVVVMGGAHFNGGNITPVAEFNLYADPHAADVVLKSGVKLTYVPLDVTHKILTSEARLKQIAALGNTAGKLVGDILNEYVKGDMVHYGLPGGPVHDASVIAYLLNPALFSGREVNLVVDTREGPTFGQTIPDWYNTLNQPKNAFWVESGDAQGFFDLLTARLGRLK; encoded by the coding sequence ATGCCACGTTTTACCCGGATTTTTCAGCCATTGATCAGGAGTGTCTTGTTCGTGTCCGCCATCACGATGTCGAGTGTTCAAGCCGCAGACAAGATCGATTTGATCATCGACACGGACCCCGGCGCCGATGATGTGGTCGCTCTGCTGCTGGCACTGGCTTCACCGGAGCAGTTACAGGTGCGGGCCATTACCACCGTGGCGGGCAACGTACGGCTCGACAAGACCTCGCGCAATGCCCGGCTGGCCCGGGAGTGGGCAGGGCGCGAAGACGTGCCGGTGTATGCCGGGGCCCCTAAACCCCTGGTGCGTACGCCGATTTACGCCGAGAACATTCACGGCCAGGAAGGCGTCACCGGTGTGCCTGTGCATGAGCCGGCCAAAGGTCTCGAAAAGGCCAATGCGGTCAATTACCTGGTTGATACCTTGCGTGCAGCCAAGCCAGGCAGCGTGACCATTGCCATGCTCGGCCCGCAGACAAACCTGGCCCTGGCCTTGATCCAGGCCCCGGAAATCACGCAGGGAATCAAGGAAGTCGTGGTCATGGGCGGCGCCCATTTCAATGGCGGTAATATCACCCCGGTTGCCGAGTTCAACCTTTATGCCGATCCGCATGCGGCAGACGTGGTGTTGAAGAGCGGGGTGAAACTGACCTATGTACCGCTGGATGTGACACACAAGATCCTTACCAGCGAGGCGCGACTGAAGCAGATCGCTGCACTGGGCAATACGGCCGGCAAACTGGTGGGCGATATTCTCAATGAATATGTGAAAGGCGACATGGTGCACTACGGACTGCCTGGCGGGCCTGTTCACGATGCCAGTGTCATTGCCTACCTGCTCAATCCTGCGCTGTTCTCCGGGCGTGAAGTCAACCTGGTCGTGGATACTCGCGAGGGGCCGACCTTTGGCCAGACTATCCCGGACTGGTACAACACCTTGAACCAGCCCAAAAACGCCTTTTGGGTCGAGAGCGGTGACGCGCAGGGCTTTTTTGACTTGCTTACCGCGCGTCTGGGCCGGCTCAAGTGA
- a CDS encoding sugar ABC transporter ATP-binding protein has translation MSAPDASVVLTVSGIGKTYTQQPVLAAIELSLHRGEVLALTGENGAGKSTLSKIMGGLEVPTLGRMQFNGQAYAPGSRAQAEQLGVRMVMQELNLLPTLTVAENLFLDKLPGHLGWISRKQLRKAAIEAMSQVGLEAIDPDTLVGELGIGHQQMVEIARNLIGDCHVLILDEPTAMLTAREVEMLFVQIERLQARGVAIVYISHRLEELAQVAQRIAVLRDGCLVCVEPIADYNSEQLVNLMVGRELGDQLDLGERSLGETALEVCGISRSDKVRDVSFKVRKSEIFGISGLIGAGRTELLRLIYGADVADSGTVAVGTPVQVVTIHSPADAVRQGIALITEDRKGEGLLLTQSISANIGLGNMDRISSRGLVNREQEAALARRQIDAMGIRSSGPEQVVSQLSGGNQQKVVIGRWLERDCSVLLFDEPTRGIDIGAKFDIYRLLGELTRKGKALVVVSSDLRELMLICDRIGVLSAGRLIDTFERDSWSQEQLLAAAFAGYQKRDALLAEATPKEAS, from the coding sequence ATGTCTGCTCCTGATGCCAGCGTGGTCCTCACGGTCAGCGGGATTGGTAAAACCTACACTCAGCAGCCGGTACTGGCTGCTATCGAGCTGTCGTTGCATCGCGGCGAAGTTCTGGCCCTGACGGGTGAGAATGGCGCTGGCAAAAGCACACTATCGAAGATCATGGGTGGCCTGGAGGTGCCGACTCTCGGGCGCATGCAATTCAATGGCCAGGCCTATGCCCCGGGCAGTCGTGCGCAGGCCGAGCAATTGGGTGTGCGCATGGTCATGCAGGAACTGAACCTGCTGCCCACGCTGACGGTGGCGGAAAACCTGTTTCTGGACAAATTGCCCGGCCACCTGGGCTGGATCAGCCGCAAGCAGTTGCGCAAAGCGGCCATTGAGGCCATGAGCCAGGTGGGTCTGGAGGCGATTGACCCGGACACCCTGGTCGGGGAGCTGGGCATTGGCCATCAGCAGATGGTCGAGATTGCGCGCAACCTGATCGGCGATTGCCATGTGCTTATCCTCGATGAGCCCACGGCCATGCTCACCGCCCGTGAAGTTGAAATGCTTTTTGTGCAAATCGAACGGCTGCAGGCCCGTGGCGTGGCGATTGTGTATATCTCCCATCGACTTGAAGAGCTGGCACAGGTGGCGCAGCGGATTGCCGTACTGCGCGACGGTTGCCTGGTGTGCGTCGAGCCCATTGCCGATTACAACAGCGAACAACTGGTCAACTTGATGGTGGGCCGCGAGTTGGGTGACCAGCTGGATTTGGGCGAACGTAGCTTGGGTGAAACGGCACTTGAAGTCTGTGGTATCAGCCGCTCGGACAAGGTACGAGATGTATCGTTTAAAGTCAGAAAAAGCGAGATTTTCGGGATTTCCGGACTGATCGGGGCAGGGCGCACCGAACTGCTGCGACTGATCTATGGTGCCGATGTGGCCGACAGCGGCACGGTTGCAGTGGGTACTCCTGTGCAGGTAGTGACCATCCATTCGCCGGCAGATGCTGTCCGGCAGGGTATTGCACTGATTACTGAGGACCGCAAGGGTGAAGGCTTGCTGCTGACCCAGTCGATCAGTGCCAACATCGGCCTGGGCAATATGGATCGGATTTCAAGCCGTGGCTTGGTCAACCGGGAGCAGGAGGCCGCATTGGCCCGGCGTCAGATAGACGCCATGGGCATCCGCAGCAGCGGCCCGGAACAAGTGGTGTCGCAACTGTCCGGTGGCAACCAGCAGAAGGTCGTCATTGGCCGCTGGCTGGAGCGCGACTGTTCGGTTCTGCTGTTCGATGAGCCTACGCGCGGTATCGATATTGGCGCCAAGTTCGATATTTACCGGCTGCTGGGCGAGCTGACGCGCAAGGGCAAGGCGCTGGTGGTGGTGTCGAGCGATCTTCGCGAGTTGATGCTGATTTGTGACCGCATTGGCGTGCTGTCTGCGGGCCGGCTGATCGATACCTTTGAACGTGACAGCTGGAGTCAGGAACAGTTACTGGCGGCAGCTTTTGCCGGTTATCAAAAACGAGATGCGTTGCTTGCTGAAGCCACGCCAAAGGAAGCCTCATGA
- a CDS encoding GntR family transcriptional regulator produces the protein MIKQVRFNKKQRVVDELVHRIESGLLADGHLLPEADQLAQELRVSHSTLRAALAELEKRKYIAKRTEGGAIVTYDGITLDQNNGWTQALANTGARIHTELLRLEAIERADLLHRFGLSQFVILERRRRRDDGTAISLERSFVPATGGLEGLPRIGLIDDSLTITLAAYGFVGDRGDQWIGAEPLDEEDALLLGRPAGTVFLKALRTTYDRQGRFMEMVESWLDPVHFRMYHSFGTPT, from the coding sequence ATGATCAAACAGGTTCGATTCAATAAAAAACAACGGGTGGTAGACGAACTCGTCCACCGTATCGAAAGCGGGCTTCTGGCAGACGGTCACCTGCTGCCGGAAGCAGACCAATTGGCTCAAGAACTGCGTGTCAGCCACAGTACGTTGCGAGCAGCACTGGCCGAACTGGAAAAGCGAAAATACATTGCCAAACGCACCGAGGGCGGCGCCATCGTCACCTACGACGGTATTACGCTCGACCAAAACAACGGCTGGACACAGGCCCTGGCCAACACCGGCGCCCGTATCCACACCGAGCTGCTGCGACTCGAGGCCATAGAGCGTGCGGACCTCCTGCATCGTTTCGGCTTGAGCCAGTTCGTGATCCTTGAGCGCCGCCGTCGCCGCGATGATGGCACTGCGATTTCTCTGGAACGCTCGTTCGTGCCCGCAACAGGTGGCCTGGAAGGTCTGCCACGTATAGGGCTGATTGACGACTCGCTCACCATTACGCTGGCGGCCTATGGCTTTGTCGGTGATCGTGGCGACCAATGGATTGGCGCCGAGCCGCTCGATGAAGAAGACGCACTATTGCTCGGCCGCCCCGCCGGCACGGTTTTTCTCAAAGCCCTGCGCACCACCTACGACCGCCAAGGACGCTTTATGGAAATGGTCGAGAGCTGGCTGGATCCTGTGCACTTTCGCATGTACCACTCATTTGGCACGCCAACATGA
- a CDS encoding ABC transporter permease: protein MNPTRVPHKSAHNYYGMGTYLGLAGALLAMIILFSSLSEHFFSYDTLSTLANQIPDLMVLSVGMTFVLIIGGIDLSVGSVLALAASAVSVAILGWGWSVLPAALLGMGCAALAGTLTGSITVAWKIPSFIVSLGVLEMARGGAYQLTGSRTAYIGDAFAWLANPVAFGISPAFIIALLIIVIAQAVLTRTVFGRYLIGIGTNEEAVRLAGINPKPYKILVFSLMGLLAGVAALFQISRLEAADPNAGSGLELQVIAAVVIGGTSLMGGRGSVISTFFGVLIISVLAAGLAQIGATEPTKRIITGAVIVIAVVLDTYRSQRAQRRN, encoded by the coding sequence ATGAACCCTACCCGCGTGCCGCATAAAAGTGCACATAACTACTACGGAATGGGCACCTACCTCGGGTTGGCGGGCGCCTTGCTGGCCATGATCATTCTGTTTTCCAGCCTGAGTGAACATTTTTTCTCCTATGACACGCTCAGTACGCTGGCCAACCAGATCCCCGACTTGATGGTGTTGTCGGTCGGCATGACATTTGTGCTGATCATCGGCGGCATCGACCTGTCGGTCGGCTCGGTGTTGGCCCTGGCAGCGTCGGCGGTCAGCGTTGCGATTCTGGGCTGGGGCTGGAGTGTATTGCCTGCCGCTTTGCTGGGCATGGGCTGTGCGGCCCTGGCGGGGACCCTTACGGGGTCGATCACGGTGGCCTGGAAAATCCCGTCTTTTATTGTCTCGCTGGGGGTGCTGGAAATGGCCCGGGGCGGGGCCTACCAGCTTACAGGATCGCGCACGGCGTATATCGGCGACGCGTTCGCCTGGCTTGCCAATCCGGTTGCCTTTGGCATCTCGCCCGCGTTCATTATTGCGTTGCTGATTATTGTCATCGCCCAGGCGGTGCTGACGCGCACGGTGTTTGGGCGCTATCTGATTGGCATTGGCACCAACGAAGAAGCCGTGCGCCTGGCCGGTATCAATCCAAAGCCCTACAAGATTTTGGTCTTTAGCCTGATGGGGTTGTTGGCAGGAGTGGCGGCGCTGTTTCAGATATCCCGCCTCGAGGCGGCAGACCCCAATGCCGGTTCGGGCCTTGAACTGCAGGTGATTGCGGCCGTGGTGATCGGTGGCACGAGCTTGATGGGCGGGCGCGGTTCGGTGATCAGTACGTTTTTTGGTGTGCTGATTATTTCAGTATTGGCCGCAGGGCTGGCTCAAATCGGCGCGACGGAACCCACCAAGCGTATTATTACCGGTGCTGTCATTGTGATAGCAGTGGTATTGGACACTTACCGCAGTCAACGCGCACAGCGACGGAATTGA
- a CDS encoding asparaginase, which translates to MKNAVLKTFVPGALALLLALPTAQAQEAVTKPNVIILATGGTIAGAGASAANSATYTAAKVGIDKLIAGVPELSQLANVRGEQVMQIASESITNENLLQLGRRVAELADSNDVDGIVITHGTDTLEETAYFLNLVEKTDKPIVVVGSMRPGTAMSADGMLNLYNAVAVAGSKDARGKGVLVTMNDEIQSGRDVSKMINIKTEAFKSPWGPLGMVVEGKSYWFRLPAKRHTMDSEFDIKNIKSLPNVGIAYSYGNVDDTAYKALAQSGAKAIIHAGTGNGSVSSSVVPTLQALRKDGVQIIRSSHVNNGGFVLRNAEQPDDKNDWVVAHDLNPQKARILAMVALTKTQDSKELQRIFWEY; encoded by the coding sequence ATGAAAAATGCTGTTTTGAAAACTTTTGTTCCGGGCGCACTGGCCCTGCTGCTGGCACTGCCGACCGCTCAAGCGCAAGAGGCTGTCACCAAGCCCAACGTCATCATCCTCGCCACTGGCGGCACTATCGCCGGTGCAGGTGCCAGCGCTGCCAACAGCGCCACTTACACGGCCGCTAAAGTCGGTATCGACAAATTGATCGCCGGCGTCCCCGAGCTAAGCCAACTGGCCAATGTGCGTGGCGAGCAAGTGATGCAAATTGCATCCGAGAGCATCACCAACGAAAACCTGCTGCAATTGGGCCGCCGGGTCGCCGAACTGGCTGACAGCAACGACGTTGATGGCATCGTTATCACCCACGGTACCGACACCCTCGAAGAAACCGCCTATTTCCTGAACCTGGTCGAAAAAACCGACAAGCCCATCGTGGTGGTCGGCTCCATGCGTCCGGGCACCGCCATGTCGGCTGACGGCATGCTGAACCTGTACAACGCCGTTGCCGTTGCCGGCAGCAAAGATGCGCGCGGCAAAGGCGTGCTGGTCACCATGAACGACGAAATCCAGTCGGGCCGTGATGTCAGCAAAATGATCAACATCAAGACCGAAGCCTTCAAAAGCCCGTGGGGTCCGCTGGGCATGGTCGTTGAAGGCAAGTCCTACTGGTTCCGCTTGCCAGCCAAGCGCCACACCATGGACTCCGAGTTCGACATCAAGAACATCAAGAGCCTGCCAAACGTTGGCATCGCCTACTCCTACGGCAATGTGGACGACACCGCCTATAAAGCGCTGGCCCAATCCGGTGCCAAAGCCATCATCCACGCGGGTACCGGCAACGGTTCAGTGTCCTCCAGCGTGGTGCCGACCTTGCAAGCCCTGCGTAAGGATGGCGTACAAATCATTCGTTCTTCCCACGTAAACAACGGCGGTTTCGTACTGCGTAACGCAGAACAGCCTGACGACAAAAACGACTGGGTTGTTGCCCATGACCTGAACCCGCAGAAAGCCCGCATCCTGGCCATGGTCGCCCTGACCAAGACCCAGGACAGCAAAGAGCTGCAGCGCATCTTCTGGGAATACTGA
- a CDS encoding sugar ABC transporter substrate-binding protein codes for MKLPFAGRLLAVAMLAAASLTLPVANADTPQKPKVGLVMKSLANEFFVTMQKGGEDYQKANAASFDLISNGIKNETDTAGQIDIINQMIIAKVDALVIAPADSKALVSAIKKASDRGIVVVNIDNQLDPQVLKSKGLEVPFVGPNNRQGAREVGEYLATRLKAGDEVGIIEGVSTTTNAQMRTAGFTDAMNAAGMKIVPVQSGNWEIDGGNKVAAGMLSEYPNLKAILAGNDSMALGAVSAIRAAGKVGKVQVVGYDNIDAIKPMLKDGRVLATADQAAAKQAVYGIETALKLVKKEPVENLKDGVIDTPVELVINK; via the coding sequence ATGAAGCTGCCATTTGCTGGACGCCTTCTTGCTGTCGCCATGCTGGCTGCGGCATCCCTTACCCTCCCTGTCGCCAATGCCGATACGCCACAAAAACCCAAAGTCGGCCTGGTCATGAAGTCCTTGGCAAACGAGTTCTTTGTCACCATGCAAAAGGGTGGCGAGGATTATCAAAAGGCCAATGCCGCCAGTTTCGACCTGATTTCCAACGGGATCAAAAATGAAACGGACACTGCGGGCCAGATCGACATCATCAATCAGATGATCATCGCCAAGGTCGATGCGCTGGTGATTGCGCCCGCAGACTCCAAGGCGCTGGTGTCTGCCATCAAAAAGGCCAGTGACCGTGGCATTGTGGTGGTCAATATCGACAACCAGCTCGACCCCCAGGTGCTGAAAAGCAAAGGGCTCGAAGTACCCTTTGTGGGGCCCAACAACAGGCAGGGGGCTCGTGAGGTCGGCGAGTACCTGGCCACCAGGCTCAAGGCCGGTGATGAGGTCGGGATCATCGAGGGTGTATCGACCACGACCAATGCGCAAATGCGCACAGCGGGTTTCACGGATGCGATGAACGCTGCCGGGATGAAGATTGTGCCGGTGCAGTCGGGCAATTGGGAAATCGACGGTGGCAACAAGGTTGCGGCGGGCATGCTCAGCGAGTATCCAAACCTCAAGGCCATCCTGGCGGGCAATGACAGCATGGCGCTGGGCGCGGTATCGGCTATCCGGGCTGCAGGCAAGGTCGGCAAGGTGCAAGTGGTCGGCTATGACAACATCGATGCGATAAAACCCATGCTCAAGGATGGCCGTGTGCTGGCAACGGCCGATCAGGCTGCCGCCAAACAGGCGGTTTATGGCATCGAAACGGCGCTCAAGCTGGTCAAAAAAGAACCGGTTGAAAACCTCAAGGACGGTGTCATCGATACCCCTGTCGAACTGGTCATCAACAAGTAA
- a CDS encoding LacI family DNA-binding transcriptional regulator — translation MATIKDVAAMAGISYTTVSHVLNKTRPVSEPVRLKVEQAIAHLEYVPSAVARSLKAKTTATIGLLVANSLNPYFAELARGIEDYCERNNYCVILCNCDDDPVKQRNYLRVLLEKRVDGLVVASSTGDLGMASGLVGVRTPMVIVDRSFEGVEADLVCIDHELGAYLATRHLLDLGHRAIACIGGPAATRVAQLRMAGYRRALLEAGITPQGQWMVESDFSSVGGYNAAVSLLQHNPPSAIFACNDMMGIGVLRAAAERNIRVPQQLSVIGFDDVQMSRYVYPSLTTVGQSILQLGEIAAQLLLRRIAVPGRAVEQRIVKPDIVLRESTRAYAQAPLKSPPTITG, via the coding sequence ATGGCAACGATTAAAGATGTCGCGGCAATGGCAGGCATTTCGTACACGACGGTTTCTCATGTTTTGAATAAAACCCGCCCTGTCAGTGAACCTGTGCGCTTGAAGGTTGAGCAAGCCATTGCACACCTGGAGTATGTACCCAGCGCGGTAGCACGCTCGCTCAAGGCCAAGACCACAGCGACCATCGGCCTGCTGGTGGCCAATAGCCTGAACCCGTACTTTGCCGAGTTGGCGCGAGGTATCGAGGATTACTGTGAGCGCAACAATTACTGCGTGATCCTGTGCAACTGTGATGATGACCCGGTCAAGCAGCGCAATTACCTGCGGGTGCTGCTGGAAAAGCGTGTGGACGGGCTGGTGGTCGCTTCGTCCACAGGCGACCTGGGGATGGCCAGCGGGTTGGTCGGCGTACGCACGCCGATGGTGATTGTCGATCGCAGCTTTGAGGGGGTTGAGGCTGACCTGGTGTGCATCGACCACGAACTGGGGGCTTATCTGGCTACGCGGCACTTGCTCGATCTGGGGCATCGTGCCATTGCCTGCATTGGCGGGCCCGCCGCCACCCGTGTCGCGCAGTTGCGTATGGCCGGGTATCGGCGTGCGCTGCTGGAGGCGGGTATAACGCCTCAGGGGCAGTGGATGGTCGAGAGTGACTTCAGCAGTGTCGGGGGCTACAACGCGGCGGTCAGCTTGCTGCAGCACAACCCGCCCTCGGCCATTTTTGCCTGCAACGACATGATGGGCATCGGCGTATTGCGAGCGGCGGCCGAGCGCAATATTCGGGTACCCCAGCAGTTGTCGGTGATTGGTTTTGATGATGTACAGATGAGCCGTTATGTCTATCCGTCGCTGACAACTGTCGGGCAGTCGATCCTGCAATTGGGCGAGATCGCTGCCCAGTTATTGTTGCGCCGCATTGCCGTACCCGGGCGGGCGGTGGAGCAGCGGATCGTCAAGCCCGACATTGTGCTGCGCGAGTCCACCCGGGCTTATGCGCAAGCACCGTTGAAATCCCCCCCTACAATCACTGGATGA
- a CDS encoding endonuclease → MRVCLLVLLGLFTVASAQAAAPNTFSEAKKVAWKLYAPQSTEFYCGCKYTGNRVDLKACGYIPRKNANRAARIEWEHIVPAWQIGHQRQCWQSGGRKNCTRNDPVFKVAEADLHNLVPSIGEVNGDRSNFSFGWLPEQKGQYGSCLTQVDFKSKKVMPRPSIRGMIARTYFYMSKQYNLRLSRQDRQLYEAWNKTYPVQAWERQRNQAVACVMGRGNEFVGPVNLKACS, encoded by the coding sequence ATGAGGGTTTGTTTACTGGTACTGCTCGGTCTTTTCACCGTTGCAAGCGCACAGGCCGCGGCCCCGAATACCTTCAGCGAAGCCAAGAAGGTTGCCTGGAAGCTCTACGCGCCGCAGTCCACCGAGTTCTACTGCGGTTGCAAATACACCGGCAACCGCGTCGACCTGAAAGCCTGCGGTTATATCCCGCGCAAAAATGCCAACCGTGCCGCACGCATCGAGTGGGAACATATCGTTCCCGCCTGGCAGATCGGCCATCAGCGCCAATGCTGGCAAAGTGGCGGGCGAAAAAACTGCACTCGCAACGACCCGGTGTTCAAAGTTGCTGAAGCCGACTTGCACAACCTGGTACCCAGCATCGGCGAGGTCAACGGGGACCGCAGCAATTTCAGTTTTGGCTGGTTGCCCGAGCAAAAAGGCCAATATGGTTCGTGCCTGACACAAGTCGATTTCAAATCAAAAAAGGTCATGCCCCGCCCCTCCATTCGCGGGATGATCGCGCGCACCTACTTTTACATGAGCAAGCAATACAACTTGCGTCTGTCCAGGCAGGACCGCCAGCTTTACGAAGCCTGGAACAAAACCTACCCGGTTCAAGCCTGGGAGCGCCAGCGCAATCAGGCGGTGGCCTGCGTGATGGGCCGTGGCAACGAATTCGTCGGCCCGGTCAACCTCAAAGCCTGCAGTTAA
- a CDS encoding I78 family peptidase inhibitor, with product MSWKLVSLGSLLAVLALSGCSTASSVKEPVAEAGHSRCDAKSAAFAVGQKASAQLLEQARIKAGAQNARILMPHDVMTLEYRSDRLNLNADDAGIITRVNCG from the coding sequence ATGTCTTGGAAGCTAGTGTCATTGGGTTCGTTGTTGGCGGTCTTGGCACTGTCCGGATGCAGCACCGCAAGTTCGGTCAAGGAGCCTGTCGCCGAGGCGGGGCATAGCCGTTGCGATGCTAAATCAGCAGCATTTGCAGTCGGTCAAAAGGCTTCGGCGCAGCTTCTGGAGCAGGCCCGTATCAAGGCTGGTGCGCAGAACGCGCGTATTTTGATGCCGCATGACGTGATGACGCTTGAGTACCGCTCGGACCGTCTCAATCTCAACGCGGACGACGCTGGCATCATTACCCGGGTTAACTGCGGCTAA
- the rbsD gene encoding D-ribose pyranase has translation MKKTPLLNIALSRLVASLGHGDIVVIADAGLPVPKGIELIDLALTQGVPDVASTLRALLSEMQVQSHVLATELLQAPCPALSCIDEYAGKGELGSRSLLTHNAFKELCLQAKVIVRTGECRPYCNIALVSGVTF, from the coding sequence ATGAAAAAAACACCGCTGCTGAATATCGCCTTGTCGCGGCTGGTTGCCTCGCTGGGGCATGGCGACATCGTGGTGATTGCCGATGCCGGTTTGCCGGTGCCCAAGGGCATCGAACTGATTGATCTGGCCCTGACTCAAGGCGTGCCTGATGTTGCCAGCACGTTGCGCGCCCTGCTCAGTGAGATGCAGGTGCAAAGCCATGTGCTCGCCACTGAGTTGTTGCAGGCGCCATGCCCGGCGCTGTCATGTATCGACGAATATGCAGGCAAGGGGGAGTTGGGCTCAAGGAGCCTGCTCACCCATAATGCTTTCAAGGAACTATGCCTGCAGGCAAAGGTGATTGTTCGTACTGGAGAGTGTCGCCCGTACTGCAATATTGCCTTGGTCTCTGGCGTGACTTTTTAG